The following is a genomic window from Deltaproteobacteria bacterium.
GGGTTATGCTTTGGTTGACGAAGTCATCAAACCAATGATCATCGATCGATGGATTACACCTTTAGAAAATTACGAAAATCCTTTGGATGGAATTTTGGCTCAAATGAAGACCTTAATAGGTGATTGCGATCCAGTTCATTTGAGGCTTGGATGTCCATTAAACAATTTGGTTCAAGAGATGTCTCCCGTTGATAGAGAATTTCACGAAAGGCTACAGCTTGCATTGAAACTGTGGATTGATGAATTGGAATCTCAACTTAAGCGCGCTAAAAAGTCGGGGTATTTAAAGCCAGACGTCAACACAAGACATGTCGCCCACTTTGTGGTCATGGCTCACGAAGGTTTCTACGGTTTGCTAAAGGGCCTGAATGATCCGCGAGCTTTCTCAGCTCTATATTCCTGCTTAAGACGATATTTTAACACCTTACTATTCAATCAAATATAAAGGAGGATTATTGAGTAAAAGAAATTTCACAATTTGGATGGCGTCCCGTTTCTGGTAGAAACTTTTTAGAAATACTCCAGAATGATTTTTTATTTTTATTTTCTAAGCTGCATACAAGTCAAGTTCTAGTTGTTGAATCATGTCTACTTTTTCAAGTTTAAT
Proteins encoded in this region:
- a CDS encoding TetR/AcrR family transcriptional regulator codes for the protein MKAKRRSAKNSRNLERSRKEILDAAFVEVFTKGFQGVSIDDIVAKTNLTKGAFYHQFPTKLEMGYALVDEVIKPMIIDRWITPLENYENPLDGILAQMKTLIGDCDPVHLRLGCPLNNLVQEMSPVDREFHERLQLALKLWIDELESQLKRAKKSGYLKPDVNTRHVAHFVVMAHEGFYGLLKGLNDPRAFSALYSCLRRYFNTLLFNQI